A stretch of DNA from Melioribacteraceae bacterium 4301-Me:
GTTCTATTAATCCTAACGAAAAAGCATACGAGGCAGCGCTTAGAGAAATCAAGGAAGAAACAAATTTAATCCCACGGAAATTTTGGGTAGTACCTAATATTAATTCGTATTATTCGCCAGAGGACGACCAAATAATTGAAATACCTGTATTTGCATGCTTAGTAGATAATTACTGCCAAGTAAAAATTTCAAGCGAGCATGCAGAATATAAGTGGGCCAAAATTGAAGAGGCAATGAAACTATTGGCTTGGCCGGGGCAACGAAAATCGATTGAAATTATATACAGCTATATAACAAATGAAAAATCTTTTTTTGACTTGCTTGAAATTAAATTATGAAATGTTGACTTAAATGTAGCTTCTGTAATTTTGTAGTTTAATTTCCGTTTAGTTTTTCTTTATTATTAAGTGCTATTTAACGATTTTTGTAACAAAAATTAAAGGAATTAAAGTGTCTCTTTTAATAGTCGGTTCAATTGGTACAGATGATATCGAAACACCATTTGACAGCATTAAAAATGCTTTGGGTGGCTCAACTACTTATATATCACTTGCTGCAAGTTATTTTACTGCTCCAATAAGCATTGTGGGGGTTGTAGGCGATGATTTTGATAAAGCCTTCATTAGAACTTTTGAGGAACATAATATTGATTTGGAAGGACTTCAGATTGTTCAAGGTGGTAAAACATTTCGTTACGGGTGCAAATATCAATATGATTTAAACGTGAGAGATACTTTGTATACTGATTTGAATGTATTTGAAAATTTTGATCCAGTTATTCCAGAAAAAAGTAAAAAAAGCAGCTTTGTAGTGTTAGGGAATATAGCACCAAAATTACAAATGAACGTTCTTAAACAACTATATAATCCTAAATTCGTAGTTTGCGATACAATGAACTTTTGGATTGAAAGAACTAAAGAAGAATTATTGGAGGTCCTAAAACTCGTTAACGTGCTTATTATAAATGATTCTGAAGCAAGACTATTAGCCCACGAACCTAATCTAATAAAAGCTGCTCGACTTATAAGAGAACTTGGACCTGAATATTTAATTATAAAAAAAGGTGAACACGGAGCTATGCTCTTTGCTGATAATACTGTTTTTTCGGCTCCAGCCTATCCAATGGAAAACATTTTTGACCCAACCGGTGCTGGAGACGCTTTTGCCGGAGGTTTTACCGGTTATCTTCATAAAACTCAAACCATCGATCTTGATAATATTAAACGAGCTGTAATTTATGGCAGCGTTATGGCTTCTTTTTGTGTAGAAAAATTCAGCACAAAAGGATTGGAAGATTTAAGCTATTTGCAAATTCATGACCGTTTCTTGGAATTTCGAGAACTAACTAATTTTTAATTAATGCAAAAAATAAGAACTATAGAATTTGATAACGGCAATCTCATCTTTCTTGACCAAACAAAACTTCCTTTAGAAGAAAATTATATTGCAACTAACGACTACGAAAGAATTGCCTTAGCAATTGAACGATTAGAAATTAGAGGCGCACCAGCAATAGGTGTTGCCGCAGCTTATGCGATAGCTGTTGGATTACTATCAGACCAAACCGAGAGTAACTTTGAAAAAATTAATCGCCGATTAGCCATGACTAGACCGACTGCAGTAAACTTATTTTGGGCATTAGATGAAATGAAAAAAGTCTATTATGCAAATAAAAATTCAAAGATTTTGCTACCACTTTTATTTGAAAAAGCAAATGAAATACTGCAGGATGATATAAAAAAGTGCGAAGCAATTGCAGTAAATGGGAATAAAATATTTTATAAAAAATCTAACGTGTTAACTCATTGCAACACTGGCAGTTTAGCAACTGCGGGCAACGGAACAGCTTTAAATGTTATTAAAAAAGGATTTGAAAATGGATTTGTACAACACGTGTTCGTTGATGAAACTCGGCCTTTAATGCAAGGCTCTAGGTTAACTGCTTTTGAACTTGATAAACATGGAATTCCTTTTACAATAATAACAGATTCTACAGCAGCTTTTTTAATGAAACAAGATAAAATTGATTTAGTAATTGTTGGCGCTGATAGAATAGCTTTAAACGGTGATACTGCCAATAAGATTGGTACTTACAATCTTGCGGTTTTGTCAAATTATCATAAGCTTCCTTTTTATGTTGCAGCTCCAACATCTTCGATTGATAAAAATTGTAGTAATGGCGATGAAATTAAAATTGAACTTCGTGATAAAGCAGAAATTACTCATATAAAAAATGTACAAATAACAAAAGATAATTACAATGTTTACTCTCCAGCTTTTGATGTTACTCCAAATAACTTAATTACCGCTATCATTACCGAAAAAGATTTTCATTTACCTCCATATTATTTTAAAAATGTCTGAGTTACTAAAAACAGAAGCAGTAGTATTAAACAAAATTAATTTTGGGGATACTAGTAAAATAGTTCACTTTTTTACAGAAGAGTATGGGAAATTATCTGCAATATTAAAAGGTGCCCGTTCTCCAAAATCAAAAATTGGGGTAGCACTTGACTCATTTAATATAGTGCAAATAGTTTTTTATAAAAAAGAAACAAGGGACATTCAAATTATTAGTCAAGTTGATTTGATAAAACATTTCCATAAGATCAATGAAGACTTAGAAAAAATGAAATATTCTTCGGCAGTTATTGAATTGCTACATAATTTGACTGCAGAGTACGAGCCGCATAAAAAATTATATAAAGGCACAGTAAGAATTCTTGAAATGATTAACGAAGCTAAATATACTCCAAAGTTTTTATTCGTCAAATATTTTATTTTTTTTATAAAAGAAATTGGTTACGAAATTCCTTATGAGAATTGTACCAACTGCGGTAAAAAATTAGTTAATGAAAAAAGAATATCCTTTAACTTAGAGAAAGGTTTTTTGTGTGAGACTTGCAGAAGTGTCAGCGAAAGTTTTTTCGATTTCACAAAGGAACTTTTCAATTTTTTTGTTTGTCTAAACTCCAAAATTAATAATGTTAGTTATGAACATGATGACCTCAATAAAATTATATTTTTTTTAGAGAAGTATTTAATGTATCATGTACACGAGTTTAAAGGTTTGAGGTCAATTAAACTATATTAAGAAATAAATAATTGGAGGTATAAAAAAATGCAGCGAAGAGGTATTATAGGAACTGTATCATTAATTATAATCGGGATTGTATTCGGCGTAGTGTTGGTCTCAGGGTTTGGCTGGATAAAACCAAGTTATGCTGATATTCAAATTGGAGCTACTAAACCGCCTGTTACAACCCTTGATCCACAAGCCGAAGCATTTAATAACGCTTTTATAAATGTCGCCCAAAAGGTGACCCCATCTATTGTACAAATTAATGTCGTTAGCAAGGTCAAAAACTCTATACCAGATGAATTTAAATGGTTTTTTCCGTTCAAAGATATACCTAAAGAAGAATTAGGATCTGGAAGCGGTATCATAATTTCCCCCGATGGATATATATTAACTAATAATCATGTCGTAGAAAATGCAGAACAAGTTGAAGTTACGTTGTACGACAAAAGGCAGTTCGATGCAAAAGTTATAGGAACTGACCCGCTTACTGATTTAGGTGTAATAAAAATTGATGCAACAGATTTACCAGTTGCTTATTTGGGTGATTCGGACAATATTAAAGTAGGCCAATGGGTTATGGCAATTGGTAATCCATTGTCGTTAACTTCTACTGTAACCGCAGGAATTATTAGCGCAACCGGCCGAAACATTAACATAATAAAAGATAAATATGGCGTCGAGAACTATATTCAGACCGATGCTGCTATTAATCCAGGTAACAGCGGCGGAGCTTTGGTCGACTTAAATGGTGCTGTTATTGGAATTAATTCTGCAATTGCTACTAATGGTATGACTCAAAGTTATATAGGTTACGGATTCGCAATACCAATTAATATTGCAAAGTCGGTTGCGCACGATTTAATTGCTCATGGTAAGATTACTCGCGGTTACATTGGTGTTAGTATTACAGAGGTGGATGCTCAAACCGCTAAGGCAATTGGACTTAATGAGCCAAGAGGTGTTATGATTCAAGAAATATTGAAAGATGGTGCCGCATCTAAAGAAGACATCCAAGCCGGTGATGTAATACTTAAAATTGATGGGAAAGAAGTCAATCGACCCAACGAACTACAGGCTTATATTGCTACAAAGCGTGCTGGAGATAAAGTTGTTTTAACTTTATTTAGAAACGGCAAAACGATTGAAAGAAGCGTAACCCTAAAAGCTAATAGTAAAGATAATGACGTAATTACTGCTTCTGATAAGAAAGATAGAAATATTGATGAGGATATGAATAAGACTGAAATAACCTTAGATGACCTAGGAATGACTGTAAGGAATTTAACCTCTCAAGAGAAATCGGATTACAATGTAAAGTCTGGTATTATGATAACAGATGTAAAACAATTTGGCAGAGCATATAATCAAAAGATTCCAGAAAATACAGTTATAACTCAAGTCGATAAGAAACCTATTGAATCCATTGGTGAATTTAAAAAGATTATTGAGAGCAAACGAGGCGGTGCGGTTCTTCTAAGAATTGTTGATAGTCAAGGCAATTCAAGATTTGTAGGGTTGGAAGTTCCAAATAAATGATGCGCTCCCGTTAAAAAAAGCGCTCTAATTTAGAGCGCTTTTTTTATATTGCGACGTAAAAAAATACGGTTAAAGAATGCTTAAATATTACACTGCTGGTGAATCTCACGGGAAAGGATTAACAACTATTATCTCAGGAATTCCTTCCAACTTAGAAATTAATCAAGAGTATATAAATAAAGAACTTAAAAGAAGACAAGGCGGCTACGGTCGTGGTCTTAGAATGAAAATTGAATCTGACACTGCTGAAATATTAAGCGGCGTAAGATATGGTAAAACTCTTGGCTCACCTATTTCGTTGTTTATTAAAAACAAAGATTGGGAAAACTGGACGGAAATACTTAGTACAGAAAAAATTGGAAAACATGCCGATAAAATTACCGTTCCAAGACCAGGCCATGCAGATTTAGTTGGAGTAACAAAATACAATTACGATGATATTCGAAACTCAATAGAAAGATCAAGTGCGAGAGAAACTGCAGCGAGAGTTGCAGCGGGCTCAATAGCAAAAATATTTTTAGAAATATTCAATATTTACATTGGCAGCTTTGTTGAGAGCATTGGCGGGGTTTATCCAGCTAATAATTTCCTTAACCAGTTGTTTGAAAACAAATTTAAATCTGCTGCTAATACAATTAACTTGAAAGCAGATAAAAGTCCAGTGCGCGTTTTAGAGAAAAAACAAGAAGAGAAAATTATAAGCAAAATCAAAACTGCCAAGAAAAAAGGCGATACATTAGGCGGTACGTTTGTTGTTGTGGCTACTGGAGTGCCCGTAGGTTTAGGCAGTTTTGTTCATTACGATACAAAGTTAGATGCTGATATCGCACATGCTTTTATGTCAATTAATGCAGTTAAAGGTGTAGAAATTGGAACGGGCTTTTCTTCAGCAGAAATTTTTGGGTCACAGTCTCATGATGAAATAGTTATTAAAAATGGTGTCCTAAGCAGACGAACAAATCGAGCAGGTGGAATTGAAGGTGGAACTTCAACCGGACTACCAATAATAGTACGTGCAGCAATGAAACCGATAGCTACATTAATGTCTCCAATTTCTACTGTTGACCTTTCTACAATGAAAGAAATTAAAGCACGTAGAGAAAGAAGCGATTTTGTTGCAGTGCCCGCATGTGCTGTAATTGGCGAATCAATGCTGGCATTAGTTTTAGCTAACAAGTTTTTAGAAAAATTTGGAGGTGACTCTATTGAAGAAGTTATGGATAATTACAATTCTTATATAAAAAAAATTCCTTTGAGAATTAAAAAGAATTTTAAAAGCAGGTAATTGATGATAGAAATA
This window harbors:
- a CDS encoding Do family serine endopeptidase: MQRRGIIGTVSLIIIGIVFGVVLVSGFGWIKPSYADIQIGATKPPVTTLDPQAEAFNNAFINVAQKVTPSIVQINVVSKVKNSIPDEFKWFFPFKDIPKEELGSGSGIIISPDGYILTNNHVVENAEQVEVTLYDKRQFDAKVIGTDPLTDLGVIKIDATDLPVAYLGDSDNIKVGQWVMAIGNPLSLTSTVTAGIISATGRNINIIKDKYGVENYIQTDAAINPGNSGGALVDLNGAVIGINSAIATNGMTQSYIGYGFAIPINIAKSVAHDLIAHGKITRGYIGVSITEVDAQTAKAIGLNEPRGVMIQEILKDGAASKEDIQAGDVILKIDGKEVNRPNELQAYIATKRAGDKVVLTLFRNGKTIERSVTLKANSKDNDVITASDKKDRNIDEDMNKTEITLDDLGMTVRNLTSQEKSDYNVKSGIMITDVKQFGRAYNQKIPENTVITQVDKKPIESIGEFKKIIESKRGGAVLLRIVDSQGNSRFVGLEVPNK
- the mtnA gene encoding S-methyl-5-thioribose-1-phosphate isomerase produces the protein MRTIEFDNGNLIFLDQTKLPLEENYIATNDYERIALAIERLEIRGAPAIGVAAAYAIAVGLLSDQTESNFEKINRRLAMTRPTAVNLFWALDEMKKVYYANKNSKILLPLLFEKANEILQDDIKKCEAIAVNGNKIFYKKSNVLTHCNTGSLATAGNGTALNVIKKGFENGFVQHVFVDETRPLMQGSRLTAFELDKHGIPFTIITDSTAAFLMKQDKIDLVIVGADRIALNGDTANKIGTYNLAVLSNYHKLPFYVAAPTSSIDKNCSNGDEIKIELRDKAEITHIKNVQITKDNYNVYSPAFDVTPNNLITAIITEKDFHLPPYYFKNV
- a CDS encoding NUDIX pyrophosphatase, with protein sequence MKLGSKIIEAHIFKQSNFDVEFLLLKRAKDVVYPNLWQMVTGSINPNEKAYEAALREIKEETNLIPRKFWVVPNINSYYSPEDDQIIEIPVFACLVDNYCQVKISSEHAEYKWAKIEEAMKLLAWPGQRKSIEIIYSYITNEKSFFDLLEIKL
- the aroC gene encoding chorismate synthase, which translates into the protein MLKYYTAGESHGKGLTTIISGIPSNLEINQEYINKELKRRQGGYGRGLRMKIESDTAEILSGVRYGKTLGSPISLFIKNKDWENWTEILSTEKIGKHADKITVPRPGHADLVGVTKYNYDDIRNSIERSSARETAARVAAGSIAKIFLEIFNIYIGSFVESIGGVYPANNFLNQLFENKFKSAANTINLKADKSPVRVLEKKQEEKIISKIKTAKKKGDTLGGTFVVVATGVPVGLGSFVHYDTKLDADIAHAFMSINAVKGVEIGTGFSSAEIFGSQSHDEIVIKNGVLSRRTNRAGGIEGGTSTGLPIIVRAAMKPIATLMSPISTVDLSTMKEIKARRERSDFVAVPACAVIGESMLALVLANKFLEKFGGDSIEEVMDNYNSYIKKIPLRIKKNFKSR
- the recO gene encoding DNA repair protein RecO — translated: MSELLKTEAVVLNKINFGDTSKIVHFFTEEYGKLSAILKGARSPKSKIGVALDSFNIVQIVFYKKETRDIQIISQVDLIKHFHKINEDLEKMKYSSAVIELLHNLTAEYEPHKKLYKGTVRILEMINEAKYTPKFLFVKYFIFFIKEIGYEIPYENCTNCGKKLVNEKRISFNLEKGFLCETCRSVSESFFDFTKELFNFFVCLNSKINNVSYEHDDLNKIIFFLEKYLMYHVHEFKGLRSIKLY
- a CDS encoding PfkB family carbohydrate kinase; amino-acid sequence: MSLLIVGSIGTDDIETPFDSIKNALGGSTTYISLAASYFTAPISIVGVVGDDFDKAFIRTFEEHNIDLEGLQIVQGGKTFRYGCKYQYDLNVRDTLYTDLNVFENFDPVIPEKSKKSSFVVLGNIAPKLQMNVLKQLYNPKFVVCDTMNFWIERTKEELLEVLKLVNVLIINDSEARLLAHEPNLIKAARLIRELGPEYLIIKKGEHGAMLFADNTVFSAPAYPMENIFDPTGAGDAFAGGFTGYLHKTQTIDLDNIKRAVIYGSVMASFCVEKFSTKGLEDLSYLQIHDRFLEFRELTNF